The following proteins come from a genomic window of Carassius gibelio isolate Cgi1373 ecotype wild population from Czech Republic chromosome B8, carGib1.2-hapl.c, whole genome shotgun sequence:
- the LOC127964108 gene encoding uncharacterized protein LOC127964108, whose protein sequence is MVDKDQAEINSIHKVFNESDVLLCWYHVTQAVTRWLSRSESGVSGPEKADSRAHIMQFMSELKSCSTEHEFKKKSEMFHCQFKNLKDVCKYFRNHWETIGHLWSNFGRCYKHGDSDTNNLIERFFHRLKYQFLCGIRNRRLDHLIAVLLNKTDKYFNIIQDLQSVGRVSNPLECKMEEIKQSAERMLENGWAMKITIASKETYSSHLLWS, encoded by the exons ATGGTTGATAAAGACCAGGCTGAAATCAATTCCATCCATAAGGTATTCAATGAGTCAGACGTTCTCCTCTGTTGGTACCATGTAACACAA GCAGTAACTCGATGGCTGTCAAGATCTGAATCTGGTGTGAGTGGACCTGAAAAGGCAGATTCAAGAGCGCACATCATGCAGTTCATGTCAGAGCTGAAATCCTGTTCAACG GAACATGAATTTAAGAAAAAATCTGAGATGTTTCACTGCCAGTTTAAGAACTTAAAAGATGTCTGCAAGTACTTCAGGAACCACTGGGAGACAATTGGTCATCTGTGGTCTAACTTCGGAAGATGTTATAAGCATGGAGACTCTGACACAAACAATCTAATAGAACg TTTCTTCCACCGTTTAAAATACCAATTCCTCTGTGGCATCCGCAATCGTAGATTGGATCATTTGATTGCTGTGCTGCTGAACAAGACTGACAAGTACTTCAATATAATACAGGATTTGCAGTCTGTTGGGAGGGTCAGTAACCCTTTGGAATGCAAAATGGAAGAAATAAAGCAATCTGCTGAGAGGATGCTAGAGAATGGATGGGCCATGAAAATTACCATAGCTTCAAAAGAAACATAC TCTTCTCACTTGCTGTGGTCCTGA